A stretch of the Perca flavescens isolate YP-PL-M2 chromosome 3, PFLA_1.0, whole genome shotgun sequence genome encodes the following:
- the fam118b gene encoding protein FAM118B, producing MASVVAVKTEKRPAADSQDADSNAKKPRKLLPSLKTKQAPELVLVIGTGVSSAVAPQVPALRSWKGLIQALLDAANDFDLLEEEESRRFQKHMQEDKNLVHVAHDLIQKLSPRTGNVRSTFFKDCLYEVFDNLECKMEHAGKHLLRSVLQLMESGALVLTTNFDNLLEIYAAHQGTKLESLDLTDEKKVLEWAQEKRMLSVLHIHGVYTNPSGIVLHPAGYQNVLRNTEVMREIQKLYETKSFVFLGCGRTVDDTTFQALFLEAVKHKSDLEHFMLVRREDVGEFKKLRDNMLDKGIKVISYGDEYADLPEYFERLANEICNRDVSTNGWGSPSRNGEEQQNGFNTQKSLLQAHHSCQAHSRDHYQSFSSTAPS from the exons ATGGCCTCCGTTGTTGCAGTGAAAACTGAGAAGCGACCTGCAGCTGATTCTCAGGATGCAGACTCAAATGCAAAAAAGCCCAG GAAACTTCTGCCCAGCCTGAAGACCAAGCAAGCCCCTGAGCTAGTCTTGGTGATTGGCACAGGGGTAAGCTCTGCAGTGGCCCCTCAAGTCCCCGCACTCCGCTCCTGGAAAGGCCTCATCCAGGCCTTGCTTGATGCAGCCAATGACTTTGACCTactagaggaggaggagagtcgGCGTTTCCAGAAGCACATGCAGGAAGATAAGAATTTGGTTCATGTGGCCCATGACCTCATTCAGAAACTTTCCCCG agaACAGGCAATGTGCGATCAACATTCTTCAAGGACTGTCTATACGAGGTGTTTGACAATTTGGAGTGCAAGATGGAGCATGCAGGGAAACATCTTCTGCGCTCAGTGCTGCAGTTAATGGAGAGCGGTGCGCTGGTCCTCACTACTAACTTTGACAACCTGTTGGAGATCTATGCAGCTCACCAGGGCACCAAGCTGGAGTCTTTGGACCTGACCGATGAGAAGAAG gtgttgGAGTGGGCTCAGGAGAAACGGATGTTAAGTGTTCTACATATCCATGGTGTTTACACCAACCCCAGTGGTATTGTACTGCACCCTGCAGGCTACCAGAATGTACTGAGGAACACTGAAGTTATG CGGGAGATTCAGAAGCTGTACGAGACCAAATCTTTTGTGTTTCTCGGCTGCGGGCGCACAGTAGACGACACGACTTTCCAGGCTCTGTTCTTGGAGGCAGTCAAACACAAGTCGGACCTTGAACACTTCATGCTGGTACGGCGAGAGGACGTGGGGGAGTTCAAGAAGCTGCGTGACAACATGCTGGACAAGGGCATTAAGGTCATCTCCTATGGAGACGAGTATGCCGACCTCCCCGAGTACTTTGAGAGGCTGGCCAATGAGATCTGCAACCGGGATGTGTCAACCAACGGCTGGG GGTCTCCTTCACGAAATGGGGAAGAACAGCAGAACGGCTTTAACACACAGAAAAGCCTCCTTCAAG CCCATCATTCTTGCCAGGCACACAGTCGGGATCATTATCAGTCCTTTTCCTCCACAGCTCCGTCGTGA